Genomic window (Streptomyces sp. NBC_01431):
TCCATGCTGGGCCTCGAATGCGCCTCGATCTTCGCGATCTTCACCTCGCAGGCGTGGAACATGACGTTCGGCTTCTACCATTCGCTCACCTCCCTGCCGCGCGAACTCGACGAGCTGTCACGGTCGTTCAGGTTCAGCCGGTGGATGCGGTTCTGGAAGGTCGAGCTGCCGTCCGGCATGATCAGCCTGGTCTGGAACGGCATGCTGAGCTTCGGCGGCGGCTGGTTCTTCCTCGTCGCCTCCGAGGCGATCAGCGTCAAGAACAAGGACTACGCGCTGCCCGGCGTCGGCTCGTACGCGGGCGCCGCCATCGCCGACGGCGACCTCGGCAAGGTCGGCTGGGCCATCCTCACCATGGCCGTCATGGTCATCGGCGTGAACTTCCTCTTCTGGCGGCCGCTGACCGCCTGGGCCGAGAAGTTCAAGAACGAGCAGTCCGAGGCGAGCGAGACCCAGCGCTCGGTGGTCCTCGACTTCCTGCGCCGCTCCACCTGGCCGCAACTGCTCGGCAAGGCGTTCCGCCCGGTGGGGCGGGCGCTGGGCCGCGCGGGCCGCGTCTTCGGCACCGACGACCGGCCGCTGAGCGTCGACCCGGGCCGCCGGCGCACCGGCGACATCACCTTCACCGTGGTGGCGGGAGCCCTGATCCTGTGGGGTCTGTTCGACCTCGGCCGCTATCTCCACGACGAGACCGGCCTCGGCGTCTTCGGCGAACCCCTCCTCCTCGGCCTCGCGACGCTGGCCCGGGTCGTGGTCCTGGTGGCCGCGGCCACCGTGATCTGGGTGCCGATCGGCGTGAAGATCGGCTTCTCACCGCGGCTGACCCGGATCGCGCAGCCGGTCGTGCAGGTACTCGCGAGCTTCCCCGCCAACTTCCTCTTCCCGCTGGCCGTCTGGTTCTTCCTCAAGACGGGTCTGTCCATCGACATCGGCGGCATCCTGCTGATGGCGCTGGGCGCCCAGTGGTACATCCTCTTCAACACCATCGCGGGTGCCATGTCGATCCCCAGCGACCTGCGCGAAGCAATGAACGACCTGGGCGTACGCGGCTGGCAGCGCTGGAAGCGGCTGATCCTGCCCGGCATCTTCCCCTCGTACGTCACCGGCGGCATCACCGCGTCCGGCGGCGCCTGGAACGCCTCGATCGTCGCGGAAGTCGTCACCTTCGGCGGCACCACGCTGACCGCCACCGGCCTCGGCGCCTACATCGCCAGGGCGACCGCCTCCGGCGACTTCCCGCACCTGATCGCGGGCGTGGCGGTGATGAGCCTGTACGTCGTCGGCCTCAACCGCCTTGTGTGGCGCCGCCTGTACCGGCTCGCCGACACCCGCTTCGCCCTCTGACATCCCTGAACTCCTCTGGAGCCCCTCATGGTTCTGAACACCTTCCGCACCCTGCGCAACGCACGGCGCGCCCTCGTCGAGAACGCGCCCCGCCCCGCCGACGGCGAGCTCCTGCTCGAAACGGTCGGCCTGACCAAGGCGTACGCGGGCGCCGACGGCGAGCTGCCCGTCCTCGGCGGCATCGACCTCCAGGTGCGCGCCGGCGAAGTCGTGGCGCTGCTCGGCAAGTCCGGCTCCGGCAAGTCGACGCTGCTGCGCTGCCTGGCCGGCCTCGTGCCGCCGAGCTCCGGCACGGTGTCCTACCGGGGCGCCCCGCTGACCGGCGCCAATCCCGGAACCGCGATGGTGTTCCAGACCTTCGCGCTGCTGCCCTGGCTCACCGTCCAGCAGAACGTCGAACTGGGCCTGGAGGCACGGGGCATACCGGCCGACGAGCGGGCCGGGGCGGCGGGTCAGGCCATCGACCTGATCGGCCTGGACGGCTTCGAGTCGGCGTACCCCAAGGAGCTGTCGGGCGGCATGCGCCAGCGCGTCGGGTTCGCGCGGGCGCTGGTCGTCGAACCGGACGTGCTGATGATGGACGAACCGTTCTCGGCGCTCGACGTGCTGACCGCGGAGAACCTGCGCGGCGAGCTGATGGAGCTGTGGGAGTCGGGTCAGTTCCCGACCCGGGCGATCGTCCTGGTGACCCACAACATCGAGGAGGCCGTCCTGATGGCGGACCGGATCGTGGTGCTCGGCTCGCGGCCCTACGGCACGATCCGCGAGACGTTCGAGGTCGCTCTGGAGCGGCCGCGCGACCGCGACTCACCCGACTTCGCGGAGCTCATCGACCGGGTGTACCGCACGATGACGGGCCGTACGAAGGAGACGCTCCCCCCGGTCCTCAACTCCGTTCGAGCAGGCGAGGTCCCGGTCGCGGGCCGCGCCGAGGGCGTTGAACCGGACCGCCGCACCCCCGCGAACACCCCGCTGCCCGGCGCCGGGGTCGACGGCCTGTCGGGCCTGGCGGAGATGGTCGCCCACCGGGGCGGGGACTGCGACCTGGCGGACCTCGCCGACGACCTCGGCCTGGAGATCGACGACGTACTGCCGCTGGTGGACGCGCTCGAACTGCTCGGCTTCGCGGCCGTCAGCGGCGGCGACCTGGTCCTGACCGACCGGGGCAGCACGTTCGCCGGCGCCGACGTCCAGCGCTCCAAGCGGATCTTCGCCGAGGCGGGCTTGGACGTCCCCCTCGTCCGCCTGATCACCACCAGCCTGCGCCAGAGCCCCGACGGCACCCTGCGAGCGGGCTTCTTCCGCGACGTACTGGCCCACCACTACACGAGCGAGCAGGTCACCCGGCAACTGGAGACGGCCACGGACTGGGGGCGCTACGGGGAGCTGTACGGGTATGACGCGGAGCGGCGGGAGTACCGCCTGGACGATGGGGCGGCGGCGTGAAGGCGCCCCGCCCGCCGGGGGTTCGCGGGCCG
Coding sequences:
- a CDS encoding ABC transporter ATP-binding protein, encoding MVLNTFRTLRNARRALVENAPRPADGELLLETVGLTKAYAGADGELPVLGGIDLQVRAGEVVALLGKSGSGKSTLLRCLAGLVPPSSGTVSYRGAPLTGANPGTAMVFQTFALLPWLTVQQNVELGLEARGIPADERAGAAGQAIDLIGLDGFESAYPKELSGGMRQRVGFARALVVEPDVLMMDEPFSALDVLTAENLRGELMELWESGQFPTRAIVLVTHNIEEAVLMADRIVVLGSRPYGTIRETFEVALERPRDRDSPDFAELIDRVYRTMTGRTKETLPPVLNSVRAGEVPVAGRAEGVEPDRRTPANTPLPGAGVDGLSGLAEMVAHRGGDCDLADLADDLGLEIDDVLPLVDALELLGFAAVSGGDLVLTDRGSTFAGADVQRSKRIFAEAGLDVPLVRLITTSLRQSPDGTLRAGFFRDVLAHHYTSEQVTRQLETATDWGRYGELYGYDAERREYRLDDGAAA
- a CDS encoding ABC transporter permease, whose translation is MSRVESSGKGRLARLSWVDAVVAAAVLVLFYVMLQVGHGTTVRFSTDQSLKVDTDPAQLPYDAARSLLRMFIALAASIVFTFGYALAAAKSRRLERILIPALDILQSVPVLGFLTVAVTGFIALFPGSMLGLECASIFAIFTSQAWNMTFGFYHSLTSLPRELDELSRSFRFSRWMRFWKVELPSGMISLVWNGMLSFGGGWFFLVASEAISVKNKDYALPGVGSYAGAAIADGDLGKVGWAILTMAVMVIGVNFLFWRPLTAWAEKFKNEQSEASETQRSVVLDFLRRSTWPQLLGKAFRPVGRALGRAGRVFGTDDRPLSVDPGRRRTGDITFTVVAGALILWGLFDLGRYLHDETGLGVFGEPLLLGLATLARVVVLVAAATVIWVPIGVKIGFSPRLTRIAQPVVQVLASFPANFLFPLAVWFFLKTGLSIDIGGILLMALGAQWYILFNTIAGAMSIPSDLREAMNDLGVRGWQRWKRLILPGIFPSYVTGGITASGGAWNASIVAEVVTFGGTTLTATGLGAYIARATASGDFPHLIAGVAVMSLYVVGLNRLVWRRLYRLADTRFAL